Within Polyangia bacterium, the genomic segment CCACAGGCCGCTCTGCTTCGGCAGCGAGATGTCCAGCAGCACCAGCGCCGGGGCGGTGGCGGTGATGCGCTCGTGCGCGGTCTCACCGTCGGCGGCCACTTCGTAGCGATAGCCTTGCAACTTGAGGTTCAGGGCCAGTCCGGCGGCGATGGCGGCGTCGTCCTCGACGATCATCACCATCGGCCCGGGTGCGGGTTCGCCGGCGGGCGCGCTCATGCCGCCTCACCTTCCCAGCGCGGCAGGACGATGCGGAATTGCGCGCCCCGATTTAGCTGCGAACGGACCTCGATCTTGCCCCGGTGGGCTTTGACGATCGCCTGCACAATGGCCAGGCCCAGGCCGCTACCGGTGGTGCCGCGATCGACAGCTGCCGACCCGCGTTCGAATTTTTCGAAGATGATGTTCTGCTCGTTGGTGGGGATGCCGATCCCGTTGTCCGTGACGGTGATCCACACATGACGGCTGTCGGCGCCGGTGGTGACGTCGATGCGTCGGGTCTCGGCGTCGGTGTACTTCCACGAGTTCGCCAGCAGGTTGGCCACCGCCTGGCCGAGGGCGCTGCGATCGCCGTGCACCATCAGATCGGGCGCCACCTTGACGTGCAGGTCGACGCCGCTGCCGACGCTGATGGCCTTGAAGGCCACCAGCGCCTCGTCGATCACCTCACCCAGCGCCACCGGGCGGCGATCGAAGGCGGCCCGGCGCGACTCGATCTTGGACAGAGCGATCAGCTTGCCGACCAGCGCATCCAGACGGGTGAGCTCCTGGTGCACGACGCCTAAGCAGCGCTGGCGCTCTTCCGGATCGCTGATGCGTTCTTCGCGCAAGGTGTCGATGAACAGGCGAATCGAGGTCAGCGGCGTGCGCAGCTCGTGCGAGACCGACGAGAGAAACTCGTTCTGGATGGCGGCCAGCCCGGCGCCGCGGGTGACGAAGATGGTGCCCAGGACGTACCCCGCCAGCGACGTCGCGCAGAAGGCCAGCACCAGGATGCCGGAGACAATCGCCACCGACTTCGATCCGCCCGTGACCACCAGCAGGACGCCCACCAGCGTCATCAAAACGGTGGGGACCAGCGCGGTGATCATGAAGATCAGCTGCGCGCGACGGAGGAAGTAGGCGGCGGGAGAACGAAGCCTCACGGCTTTCAGTTTGCCAGGAAATTTACATCGTGGGGATGACAGGCGACGGTTTGCGCCGCGGTCGGACGGCCCTAGCCGATGGCGGGCGGCGGCTGGGTCAGCGAATCGACCACGCTGGCTGGCGCAGGGGCGGACACTTCGGCGTCGGCGGTGGCGGCCACCAGATCGGTCGGCGGGCGGCGCAGATCCCAGATCAAGCCCAGTGCTGCCCACACCCGCAGCACATAGTACGTGACGTCGATCTGCCACCAATGAAACCCCTGGTTGGCCGAGCTTTGATAGTGGTGGTGGTTGTTGTGCCAGCCTTCGCCGGTGGTCATCACCGCCAGCATCCAGTTGTTGCGCGAAAGATCTTCCGTGGCGTACGGCCGGTTGCCGAACATGTGCGACAGCGAATTGATCGAGAACGACCCGTGCCACAGCAGCACCGTCGAAACGAAGAACGCCCACACCAGACCGAACGCGCCGCCGACGAGGTAGCAACCAAGTGCCAGCGCCACCGCCGGCAAAAGACAAACGTTCGACCGATTCAGAAAGCGCAGCTCGGGAAAGCGCGCCAGATCGGCCACCGCTTTTTCGTCGGTGGCGTTCCAGGTGCTGCCCAGGATCCAACCCACGTGCGAGTACATGAACCCGGTCAACTTGGCCGAGTGCACGTCCAGCGCGGTGTCCGAATGCTTGTGGTGCCAGCGATGGTGGGCGGCCCACCACAGGGCGCCTTTTTGCGCCGCGCTCTGGGCGCCCAGCGCCAGGAGGAACTGAAACGCCCGCGAGGTCTTGAACGATCGATGAGAGAAGTACCGGTGATAAGCGGCGGTCACCACCACCATCCGGCAGAAGTACGACAGCACGGCCACCGCCAGGCCCCACCACGACCAGCCGACGTAAAAGATGCCGGCGATGGCGGTGGCGTGAATCAGCCAGAAGGGGATGGTGACGGGGCGAAAATAAAGCCGCCAGCTCGTGTCAGGAAGCGCAGGGGATTGTGCAGCGGTTTCCATTTTCCCTTGATATCGCGAAGGGTGTCACCGATGGGCCATCCGTTGGTCACGGTTCTGTCATGAGCCGCCGGATCGTTTCTGACCTGCGTGGCATGCAGCAGGGGACCGAAGCCAAGCCGAATTTGTATATGATCTTCGGCTTTTGTCCAGCGACCTCGGCCTAGGGCTTGGCCAGGGAGCGCCTGTGGGACTTGGCCGCGGCGGGCTTTTCCGGCTTGGGATCGTCGGCCTTTTTTTCGCCGGCGTTGTCGCTGGTCTCGTCGGTGTCGTCATCGACGGAGTCGCCGCTGGAGGGTGGGCCGGCATCGGCGCGGGCGGCGGCGGCGGCGCGGGCGGCGGCGGCTTCGGCGGCGGCTTCATCGGCCTGGCGTTTCTTCTCGTCGTCCTGGGCCTTCTTGGTTTCGGCGGCGATCTCGCGCTGCATCTCTTTGGCTCGTTTTTGCTCGCAGGCCATCGGTTCGCAATCGCCCGGGCACATACATTTTCCGTTCTTGTCGCCGCAGAAGCAGGCGCCGGCTTCGGTGCGATAGCAGCCGCAGGCGTTCACAGTGACGCCGGCCGGGACAGCGGGCGAAGAGGCCGAGGTTTTTTTCCCTTTCGCCACTTTGGGCTGCGCGGCCACTTTGTCGCCGCTGTCTTTGGCGGCGCCGACCGAGGCCCGACCGCCCACGACGCCCACGGCGATCGCCAGCAGCAAGATCGTGGTTACCAGGCTTCGCTTCATGACACTGTCTCCCAACTTCGCGACCGCATGACTTAGGTTTGACCTACGTCTAACACAGACGCTTGTTTCTGCGTAAAAGAGACGAGGAATGGGAGGCTTCTTCCCGCCCAACTGTCGCCGAATCAGCCCGGCGAGCGGGGACGGCCCGAGGTTGTCTTCATCGAACGTCCGCCACTGACTTTCAACAACGCTTCTGGCCGCGGCCCGTCATAACCCAACACTTCGCACAGTCGTTTGACCATCTCTGAAAATGCCGCTTGCAGCGACTGTTCGTCGCGAATGGGGCCGAACAGCCGGGCGCCGGCCATGGTCCCGTGCCCGCCGGCGGCGCCGTCGCGCCCCACGATGTGGCGCATCACTGATCCAGCGCGCGCCTCACTGGCTTCGGTGCGCAAAGACAGATAGGCACTGCCGTCATATTGGCCCACACACAGGACAAATCGCGCCGACTCATACGACAGCAAGAGGTCGGCGATCTCGGCCACCAGGTCGGGATAGCCCAGCGTGCCCAGGTTGACGGCGACGATGTCCTGGAAGACCTGCGCCGATCGCAGCGCGCGATCCAGCGCCACAAAATGCGCCCGCGGCACTTTCGGGTGGGTCATGCGGTAAAGCACGTTGTGATCGACCAGCGGAACCAGTTCGATGTAAGCGGAGCGTTCGGCTTCGGTTGACTCGCGGCCGAGGTCCCGGGTCTCGGTACGCAGCGCGAAGAAGAACGCCGTGGCCAGACGAGCGTCGATGAGGATGTTTCGCTGCCGCAGGTATTCGAAGATGATCGTCGACGTCGCGCCCAGCGCAGGCCGGATGTCACACCAGGGCGCTCGCGCGCTGCTGGACCGCGGCGGGTGGTGGTCGACGACCACGTCGATGCGGTGGCCGGTCGGCAGCGAGTTGTTCCCGGTCTCGGGCTGGCTGTCCACCAGGGCGATGGCGTCAAAGCCGTCGGGATCGACGCTTTCCACCGGCGTCAGATTGATGTGCAAGTTGTCGACCATGGCCCGGTTCTGAGCCCGGCCGACGATTCCGCCGTGGGCCAGCGTGGTGACGGTACCCAGTTCATGATCCAGCAGGTACTGCAGGCCCAGCCCGGCGGCCAGCGCGTCGGGATCGGGGTTGTCGTGCATATAGATCAGCGCGGACTTTCGCCCCTGCAGTCTGGCCAGCGCCTGTTCCAGGTGAAACGGTTCGCTGACAGCCGGGACCGTCATGACAGTCGGCTTTGTTGGGGCGACGGAGGTGGTTCTGACTTCATGGGGTCAGCGGACGGATAGAAAGGTTGTCGAAGTATACGTCCGCTTCCCAGTCATTGACGGCCAGGTACTCGTGGCCGGGCCCGTTCAGCGGTTCGGGATCGGTCCAGGTCAGGAACGGTTGGCCGTCCAGCTTCCAATCCAGCAGGCCGCCTCTGCGGGTGATGGTCCAGTGGTAGACGCGCCCTGGTTCGACCCGCACGTCCTTTCGTTCGGCCTTGCGTCCTTGGTCGTGCTCGTTATTTCGGCAGATGACATCCAGTGAGTTGTGCCAGCCGCCGAAGATCATCACGTAGCCGGTGGATTCATAAGCGCCGCGATCGGCGGCCGCGGATTGCCCGTCGCCGTAAAGCTCGACCTTGAGGTCGCCGGCGGCGCTCTTGGACATCACATCGACGTCGATGACGGCGTTGACGGGCAGCTTGCGACGCAGCCAGGCTGGGTGATTGTAAGCGTTCTTGACGTTCAGGCGGCCGTCGCTGATGCGGTAGTCGGCGCCGGTGTTGTTCCAGGTGGCGCCGAGATCGATCCGCTCAAAATTATCGATGAACGGTTCGTTGATGGGCGGGTCCTTCGCCCGACAGGCAAGGCCGCTGCTCAAGGCTCCCAGAAGAGCCAGCCCGACGCGCACACCCTTCCCACGCATTTCGGCTGACAAAATACCGTCGGCGGCTGCTTCCAGCAAGCCGGATGGTCGGCCTTGACCGTCGGGTTCATGCGCGGCGGGCGGCGTCGCGCATTTCGAACAACAGACCCCAGCGAATGCCGCGATCACTGACCCGCAGCGCGGCCACGTCCGCGCGCTGGGCGATGCCGCGCAGGATCAGGCCACCCGCGAAGATGACGTCCGCTCGGCGCGGGTCGAGACCGACCATCCGTTCGCGCTGGGCCTGCGTCGATCGCCCCAGGCGCAAGAGCTGTTCGTCCAGGGCGTCGGCGGTCAATGCGAAGCCGTGCACGCGGGTCGCATCGTAAGACGACATCTGCATGGCCATGGCGGCGAAGGTGGTCACCGTGCCCGCCACGCCGACCAGGGTCAGCGTCTCGCGTGGACGGAGCGCGGGCTTTCCCCGAGCGGAGTCCGTCGCGGGAGGGTTCGGGAACCCTTCCAGGGTGCCTGACTGGATGGGCGGAAAGGGCACCGGGGCCAGGGCCGCGCCGATTTCATCTTCGATCGTTTTTCGTTCGTCGGACTGCACTGGGTCGTGGTGAATGTAGCGTTCGGTCAGGCGCACCGATCCCAGCGGCAGGCTGGTGTGAAAGCGGACGTCGTTCTTGTGGGCGAGGACGATCTCCGTCGAGCCGCCGCCGATGTCCACCACCGCCAGCCAGCCAGCCGCCGCCTCGGCGGGGAACGATTCCAGCGTGGCGCGGAAGGTGAGGGCGGCCTCGCGATCGCCGCCAATGACCTCGATTGGCTGTCCCAGAATGGCGGCGGCCGGGCGCAAAAAATCGTCGGCGTTGGCCGCGCGGCGCAAACCTTCGGTGCCGATGGCGGCGATGGTGGCGTGGTGTTGCTGCGCAATCGCCGCATACGTGCGCAGCGCCGCCAGCGTCGCTTCGATCCCTTCGTCACCAAGTTTTCCCGGCGATCCGCTGCCGCTGACGTTACCGATGCCGCGGCCGAGGCGGGTGATCTCGGCGCGTTCGTCCAGCACGGTGACCGCACCGCCGGCGTCCACCTGAGCCACCAGCAGCAGCGTGGTGTTGGTGCCGATGTCGATGGTGCCGAGATTCACGCCTGACCTTCCTGTCAGCGGCCGCGCGGCGCGGCCGGGGCCGGGCCCCACGACGGCGAGGCGGCGGCTCCGCGCCAAATCTGCACCTCGTGGCGGGTCTCCGGATTGGCCACGAACAAGCCGCCGCGCGACGACGCGTACACCAGCAAGCGTCCGTCGGGCGACCAGGCCGGATCCATGTTCGAACCTTTGCTCTGGGTGACGCGGTCGATCTTTCCGGTGCGCATGTCGAGGATGAAGATGTCGAACACGCCGCGTTCGTCGCGACCGGTGAAGGCAATCAGGGGTTTGTCCGCACGCGGGTTCCAGCGCGGCGTTTGATTGTATTTGCCCTGGAAAGTGACGCGCTTGGGGGTCCCTCCCGACGACGGCATGACGAAGATCTGCGGCGTGCCCTGGCGGTTCGACACAAATGCGATCTGCGCGCCGTCGGGCGAGAACGAGGGCGAGCTGTCGATCGATGGGCTGCTGGTCAGCTTGCTCTGGACGGCGCCGTCGCTGGCGTTGATGCGGTAGATCTCTGAATTGCCTTCGAAGGACAGCGTCAGCGCGATGCTGCGCCCGTCTGCGGACCAGGCCGCGCCGGTGTTCAGCCCTTGCTTCTGTGACAGGCGACGGGCCCGCCCGCCGCCCGCCGGGACCACCCACAAGTCCGGGTTGTTGCGCAGGAACGACGTGAAGGCCACTTCGTTGCCGCTGGGGGAAAAGGCCGGCAGCACGCAGTCGGCGCCCATCTTGGTGAGCACGCTGACCCGCCCGCCGTCCATCTCCAGGCTGGCGATCTCGTGCGACGAGCCGGTGCCCGACAGCGCCACGGCGATGCGCGAGCCGAAGACGCCGCGCTGGCCGGTGAAGTACTCGACGACGTCGTTGGCGAACAGGTGCACGGTGTCGCGCACGTCGCCGGCGCGGTAGGCGCGCGAGATCACCGGCGCGTCGCCACGGCCCAGGACGTAGAGGCGCGCCTCGGTCTCGACGCCGCCGCCGGCACGCGATGATTTCATCTTGGCCACGCCCTGCGCGCCGACCTGCGACCACAGCGCCGACGAGAAGCCCAGACCCTCGGCCTGCAGCTGAGCCGGAAACGACGTCGGATCCAGCAGGCGAAACAGGCCGGTGATGTCCAGATCGCGGTTCAACCCGTCCAGCGCTTGCTTGGCCAGATCGCTGTCGCCTTGCGCGTTCGGCAAGGCCAGGCGAAACAGATCGCGTCCCGGATCGGTGATGCGAATGTGCGGCAGGTCGTCATCGCCGCCGGTCGCCGAAGGTGGTTGCTGCGCGTGCGCCGTGGTCGAGACCAGCAGGGGCGCCGCGGCGGCCACCACCAGGCAAGCAAACAAGGCGGAGCGGGCAACGTTCATTTGATGTCCTTTCCGGCGAAGTCGATGGCGAACCCTCGGGCGGCCAGTTTTCGCACGGCGGGCGGCGGAGGCGGAACTTTTCGAGTGGCGGTGATGGCGGCGGTACAGGAATCGTCGAAATAACTGTTACCCGACGGATGCAAGAGGCGGCTGTCGGTGATGGTGCCGTCGGCGCCGACGCGGATGCGGATCTCCGCGGTCAGCCGGGCCAGCTCGGCGTCGGAGACCAGGCCGCTGGGTTCGGTCCAGTTGCGGCGGATCGCTTCGAAGATGGCGGTGGCGTATTCGTCGCCGGCGCTGGCCTCGTTGGCGGTGCCGCGCTCGGAGCCGTTGAGCTGGCCTTCGTCGGGTTCGGGATCGGCCAGAGCCTCCAGCTTGCGCGCGCGGTCCAGGGCGCGCCTCAGATTCTTGGAGATCTGCGGGTTATCCGGCCGCGGGGCTTCGGGCGGGGCTTTGACGGCGTTGGGATTCTCCGACACTTTCAGCACCGGCGGCGGCGCTTGCGGCGTCGGCGGCTCCACCACGCGCGGCAACCAAAATTTTTCACGCGGCTTTCCCAGCTTGACCAGCTTGGCGACCACGAAGTCGCGCGGGATTTCCAGGGGCGGCGGCGTCTGGCTGTGGGCATAGCGAACCGCGCCCAGGACGGCCCCGTGCAGGACCAGGGTCACCAGCAGCCCAGCAAAATTGCGCCGCGGGGCGCGCCGATTGGTCCGTTCAGGCACGCGCTCACTCCAGCGGGTCAGTCACCATGGCCAGCTTGTCGACGCCGGCTTGCTTGACGGCGGCCATGATCTTCACGACGTCGCCGTAGATGAGGTTGCGATCGGCGTGCAGGTACAGCTCGTGATCGGCGTTCAGCTTGGCGTTGCCGCGCAGGACCTTCTCGACATCGTCCCAGGGGATCTGCAGCTTGCCCAGAAAGACCCGCTTGTCCTTGGTGACGGTGAGGATCAGCTTGCCCTCGTCGTCGGGGATGGTCTGCGCTTTGGCCTCGGGCAGATCGACGTCGACCCCGGTTTGCAGCATGGGCGCGGTGACCATGAAGATGATCAGCAAGACCAGCATGACGTCCACCAGAGGGGTCACGTTGATCTCCGTGAGCATCGACCCCTGGGTGTTGCCGCCGCTCATGGCCATTAGAAGAACCTCCGGCGCACGATGTTCAGAAAATCGCTGGAGAAGGCCTCCATGTCCGACGAGATGACCCGGATGCGCCTTGAGAAAAAGTTGTAAGCCATGACGGCCGGAATGGCGGCGACGAGGCCGATGGCGGTGGCCACCAGCGCCTCGGCGATGCCGGGCGCGACGGTGGCCAGGTTGGCGGCGCCCTTCGATCCGATGTTCCGGAACGAGTTCATGATGCCCCACACCGTGCCGAACAGACCGATGAACGGCGCCGCGCTGGCCGTGGTTCCCAGCAGCGGCACACGGCTTTCCATCTCGGTGATGGCGGTGGTGCGCGCGCGATCCAGGGCGCGCTGGATGCTTTCGATGTCGCCCAGCATGGCCTCGCCGGCGGGCTCGGCGGACTGCTCTTGCCGGCGTTTTTGCAGCTTGGCCAGCTCGGTGTAGCCGGCGCGGAAGACCTCGCCCACCGGCGACGGCGGCGACGCTTCGGAGATGCGCCAGATCTCGTCCAGGCGGCCGGTCTTCCAGAACACGTCCTGGAATTTCGTCGACCGAGAGGCGGCGTTGGACAGGTACATCGTCTTCGATCCGATGACGAACCAAGACGCCACCGACATCAGGATCAAAAGCCCCAGCACGCCTTTGACCACCGGCGAGGCGCCCAAAATCAGCGAAATGATGTCCAGGCGCGTCTCGGCCCCGGCCTGCAAGATGAGCGGCAACATCAGCGAATCACCTCCGTGCGTGCGCGATGAGAATCCATTGCCCGTCGCAGTTTGACACGAGGGCCGCTGGTTCCTAGTTTCCTGGCAACATGAGTACCAGAATCTCCACCAGCTTG encodes:
- a CDS encoding ATP-binding protein, whose amino-acid sequence is MRLRSPAAYFLRRAQLIFMITALVPTVLMTLVGVLLVVTGGSKSVAIVSGILVLAFCATSLAGYVLGTIFVTRGAGLAAIQNEFLSSVSHELRTPLTSIRLFIDTLREERISDPEERQRCLGVVHQELTRLDALVGKLIALSKIESRRAAFDRRPVALGEVIDEALVAFKAISVGSGVDLHVKVAPDLMVHGDRSALGQAVANLLANSWKYTDAETRRIDVTTGADSRHVWITVTDNGIGIPTNEQNIIFEKFERGSAAVDRGTTGSGLGLAIVQAIVKAHRGKIEVRSQLNRGAQFRIVLPRWEGEAA
- a CDS encoding acyl-CoA desaturase — its product is METAAQSPALPDTSWRLYFRPVTIPFWLIHATAIAGIFYVGWSWWGLAVAVLSYFCRMVVVTAAYHRYFSHRSFKTSRAFQFLLALGAQSAAQKGALWWAAHHRWHHKHSDTALDVHSAKLTGFMYSHVGWILGSTWNATDEKAVADLARFPELRFLNRSNVCLLPAVALALGCYLVGGAFGLVWAFFVSTVLLWHGSFSINSLSHMFGNRPYATEDLSRNNWMLAVMTTGEGWHNNHHHYQSSANQGFHWWQIDVTYYVLRVWAALGLIWDLRRPPTDLVAATADAEVSAPAPASVVDSLTQPPPAIG
- a CDS encoding DHH family phosphoesterase, which translates into the protein MTVPAVSEPFHLEQALARLQGRKSALIYMHDNPDPDALAAGLGLQYLLDHELGTVTTLAHGGIVGRAQNRAMVDNLHINLTPVESVDPDGFDAIALVDSQPETGNNSLPTGHRIDVVVDHHPPRSSSARAPWCDIRPALGATSTIIFEYLRQRNILIDARLATAFFFALRTETRDLGRESTEAERSAYIELVPLVDHNVLYRMTHPKVPRAHFVALDRALRSAQVFQDIVAVNLGTLGYPDLVAEIADLLLSYESARFVLCVGQYDGSAYLSLRTEASEARAGSVMRHIVGRDGAAGGHGTMAGARLFGPIRDEQSLQAAFSEMVKRLCEVLGYDGPRPEALLKVSGGRSMKTTSGRPRSPG
- a CDS encoding Ppx/GppA family phosphatase, whose product is MNLGTIDIGTNTTLLLVAQVDAGGAVTVLDERAEITRLGRGIGNVSGSGSPGKLGDEGIEATLAALRTYAAIAQQHHATIAAIGTEGLRRAANADDFLRPAAAILGQPIEVIGGDREAALTFRATLESFPAEAAAGWLAVVDIGGGSTEIVLAHKNDVRFHTSLPLGSVRLTERYIHHDPVQSDERKTIEDEIGAALAPVPFPPIQSGTLEGFPNPPATDSARGKPALRPRETLTLVGVAGTVTTFAAMAMQMSSYDATRVHGFALTADALDEQLLRLGRSTQAQRERMVGLDPRRADVIFAGGLILRGIAQRADVAALRVSDRGIRWGLLFEMRDAARRA
- a CDS encoding energy transducer TonB, with product MPERTNRRAPRRNFAGLLVTLVLHGAVLGAVRYAHSQTPPPLEIPRDFVVAKLVKLGKPREKFWLPRVVEPPTPQAPPPVLKVSENPNAVKAPPEAPRPDNPQISKNLRRALDRARKLEALADPEPDEGQLNGSERGTANEASAGDEYATAIFEAIRRNWTEPSGLVSDAELARLTAEIRIRVGADGTITDSRLLHPSGNSYFDDSCTAAITATRKVPPPPPAVRKLAARGFAIDFAGKDIK
- a CDS encoding biopolymer transporter ExbD, whose product is MSGGNTQGSMLTEINVTPLVDVMLVLLIIFMVTAPMLQTGVDVDLPEAKAQTIPDDEGKLILTVTKDKRVFLGKLQIPWDDVEKVLRGNAKLNADHELYLHADRNLIYGDVVKIMAAVKQAGVDKLAMVTDPLE
- the tolQ gene encoding protein TolQ encodes the protein MLPLILQAGAETRLDIISLILGASPVVKGVLGLLILMSVASWFVIGSKTMYLSNAASRSTKFQDVFWKTGRLDEIWRISEASPPSPVGEVFRAGYTELAKLQKRRQEQSAEPAGEAMLGDIESIQRALDRARTTAITEMESRVPLLGTTASAAPFIGLFGTVWGIMNSFRNIGSKGAANLATVAPGIAEALVATAIGLVAAIPAVMAYNFFSRRIRVISSDMEAFSSDFLNIVRRRFF